The following coding sequences lie in one Variovorax terrae genomic window:
- a CDS encoding Na+/H+ antiporter has product MDTVLTTLGLLTLVACSGLATRFLPRVPLPLLQIALGAALAWPDVGLHVPFDPGVFMLLFIPPLLFAEGWQIPKREFGNFRGLILVLAVGLVLATVAGLGALIHAMVPGLPLSVACVLAAVLSPTDAVAVSAIAGRHRLPPGLQHVLEGESLMNDASALVAMKFAVAATMTHSFSLPRAALDFVLMACGGVAVGVAFSWAFGLLHHRLLRWHEGHPVKPTVLLLLLMPFAPYLIAEHFGLSGILAAVAAGMTANMLDVKSSRFNASHLQTRATWDVISFAFNGLIFLLLGLQFPDILRHAPPPSHALGPPSGQHLPELFGAALLIMAALLALRFAWLACLTGLPVWLARLRGRTPAARPSLVLLGVGALGGIRGAITLAAVLSVPLTLPDGTAFPARDLLIFQAAVAIVLSLVIGSVGMPWLLRKLDGSAATAHEREERWARKRASLAAVRLLDTVPAALEPLADAAPGEADADALAAVHARVGHDYRRRLAQAAGDHRERRASHWSTHLEKTLRLQALQAERNELHRLRLRHQINDETLRTLVDELDRHEVALRGHGG; this is encoded by the coding sequence ATGGACACCGTCCTGACCACCCTGGGCCTGCTGACGCTGGTCGCCTGCTCGGGCCTCGCCACCCGCTTTCTGCCGCGCGTGCCGCTGCCGCTGCTGCAGATCGCCCTCGGCGCGGCCCTGGCCTGGCCCGACGTCGGCCTGCACGTTCCGTTCGACCCGGGCGTGTTCATGCTGCTGTTCATCCCGCCGCTGCTGTTCGCCGAGGGCTGGCAGATCCCCAAGCGCGAATTCGGTAACTTCCGCGGGCTCATCCTGGTGCTGGCCGTCGGGCTGGTGCTGGCCACCGTGGCCGGCCTGGGCGCCCTGATCCACGCGATGGTGCCGGGCCTGCCGCTGTCGGTGGCCTGCGTGCTGGCCGCCGTGCTCTCGCCCACCGACGCGGTGGCGGTCTCGGCCATCGCCGGGCGGCACCGCCTGCCGCCGGGCCTGCAGCATGTGCTCGAGGGCGAGTCGCTGATGAACGACGCCTCGGCCCTGGTGGCCATGAAGTTCGCCGTCGCCGCCACGATGACCCACAGCTTCTCGCTGCCCCGCGCGGCGCTGGACTTCGTGCTGATGGCCTGCGGCGGCGTGGCCGTCGGCGTCGCCTTCAGCTGGGCCTTCGGCCTGCTGCACCACCGGCTGCTGCGCTGGCACGAAGGGCATCCCGTGAAGCCGACCGTGCTGCTGCTCCTGCTGATGCCGTTCGCGCCCTACCTGATTGCCGAGCACTTCGGCCTGTCCGGCATCCTGGCCGCGGTCGCCGCCGGCATGACGGCCAACATGCTCGACGTGAAGAGCAGCCGCTTCAACGCCAGCCACCTGCAGACGCGCGCCACCTGGGACGTCATCAGCTTCGCCTTCAACGGCCTGATCTTCCTGCTGCTGGGCCTGCAGTTCCCCGACATCCTGCGCCACGCGCCGCCGCCCAGCCATGCGCTCGGGCCGCCGTCCGGGCAGCACCTGCCCGAGCTGTTCGGCGCCGCGCTGCTCATCATGGCGGCGCTGCTGGCCCTGCGCTTCGCCTGGCTGGCCTGCCTCACCGGCCTGCCGGTGTGGCTGGCGCGCCTGCGCGGGCGCACGCCTGCGGCGCGGCCCTCGCTGGTGCTGCTGGGGGTGGGCGCCCTGGGCGGCATCCGCGGCGCCATCACGCTGGCGGCGGTGCTGAGCGTGCCGCTGACGCTGCCCGACGGCACGGCGTTCCCCGCGCGCGACCTGCTGATCTTCCAGGCCGCCGTGGCGATCGTGCTGTCGCTGGTGATCGGCAGCGTGGGCATGCCCTGGCTGCTGCGCAAGCTGGATGGCTCGGCCGCCACGGCCCACGAGCGCGAGGAGCGCTGGGCCCGCAAGCGCGCCTCGCTGGCCGCCGTGCGCCTGCTGGACACGGTGCCCGCCGCGCTGGAGCCTCTGGCCGACGCGGCGCCCGGCGAGGCCGATGCGGACGCGCTGGCGGCGGTCCACGCCCGGGTCGGCCACGATTACCGGCGCCGCCTGGCCCAGGCCGCGGGCGACCACCGCGAACGGCGGGCTTCGCACTGGAGCACCCATCTGGAAAAAACCCTGCGCCTGCAGGCGCTGCAGGCCGAGCGCAACGAACTGCACCGGCTGCGCCTGCGCCACCAGATCAACGACGAGACCCTGCGCACGCTGGTCGACGAGCTGGACCGGCATGAAGTGGCGCTGCGCGGCCACGGCGGCTGA
- a CDS encoding TolC family outer membrane protein codes for MKLFRLLPLSMALAATLGVTLGGPARAQSLLELYESARAYDATYQSARSQYDANLARAEQARANLLPTAGLSAGVQRNELQNNNPVIDRYFGNQNATLSASQPLYRPANLAAYEQGKRQVELAQAQLVAAEQDLIVRISQAYFDVLGAHDSLAFVRAQKAAVAEQLASAKRNFEVGTSTITDTREAQARYDLVIAQEIAAENDLRVRKIALDQLVGKTDTAPRPVAAPVVLPALQPGDVNTWVLQSEDAHPSIRQARASVDVAQLETRKAEAGHKPTLDLQASYGVTRNLNGSATTGAANPDFRTKVTSVGLVFNMPLFAGFSVQNRIRETLALEDKARNDLEGARRGVAQATRTAFFGVLSGQSQVKALEAAEASSQSALDANKLGYQVGVRINIDVLNAQSQLFQTKRDLAASRYNVLVGGLKLRQANGTLRPEDLQAVNALLAK; via the coding sequence ATGAAACTGTTCCGGCTTCTCCCCCTGTCCATGGCTCTCGCCGCCACCCTGGGCGTGACGCTTGGCGGGCCCGCACGGGCGCAAAGCCTGCTGGAACTGTATGAATCGGCCCGCGCCTACGACGCCACCTACCAATCGGCGCGCTCGCAGTACGACGCCAACCTGGCCCGCGCCGAGCAGGCCCGGGCCAACCTGCTGCCGACGGCCGGCCTCAGCGCCGGCGTGCAGCGCAACGAGCTGCAGAACAACAACCCGGTCATCGACCGCTACTTCGGCAACCAGAACGCCACGCTGAGCGCCTCGCAGCCGCTGTACCGCCCGGCCAACCTGGCCGCCTACGAGCAGGGCAAGCGGCAAGTCGAGCTGGCGCAGGCCCAGCTGGTCGCCGCCGAGCAGGACCTGATCGTGCGTATCAGCCAGGCCTATTTCGACGTGCTGGGCGCGCACGACAGCCTGGCCTTCGTGCGCGCGCAGAAGGCCGCCGTGGCCGAGCAATTGGCCTCGGCCAAGCGCAACTTCGAGGTCGGCACCTCGACCATCACCGACACGCGCGAAGCCCAGGCCCGCTACGACCTCGTGATCGCCCAGGAAATCGCCGCCGAGAACGACCTGCGCGTGCGCAAGATCGCGCTCGACCAGCTGGTCGGCAAAACCGACACCGCGCCCCGGCCGGTCGCCGCGCCCGTGGTGCTGCCGGCGCTGCAGCCCGGCGACGTCAACACCTGGGTGCTGCAGTCCGAGGACGCGCACCCCAGCATCCGCCAGGCGCGCGCCAGCGTCGACGTGGCGCAGCTCGAAACCCGCAAGGCCGAGGCCGGCCACAAGCCCACGCTCGACCTGCAGGCCAGCTACGGCGTCACGCGCAACCTCAACGGCAGCGCCACCACCGGGGCCGCCAACCCCGACTTTCGCACCAAGGTCACCTCCGTGGGCCTGGTGTTCAACATGCCGCTGTTCGCCGGCTTCTCGGTGCAGAACCGCATCCGCGAAACGCTGGCCCTGGAAGACAAGGCCCGCAACGACCTGGAAGGCGCGCGCCGAGGCGTGGCCCAGGCCACCCGCACCGCCTTCTTCGGCGTGCTGTCGGGCCAGAGCCAGGTCAAGGCGCTGGAAGCCGCCGAAGCCTCCAGCCAGAGCGCGCTGGACGCCAACAAGCTCGGCTACCAGGTCGGCGTGCGCATCAACATCGACGTGCTGAACGCGCAGAGCCAGCTGTTCCAGACCAAGCGCGACCTCGCCGCCTCGCGCTACAACGTGCTGGTGGGGGGCCTCAAGCTGCGCCAGGCCAACGGCACGCTGCGGCCCGAGGACCTGCAGGCCGTCAACGCGCTGCTGGCCAAGTAA
- a CDS encoding rhodanese-like domain-containing protein, which translates to MITHIRPGDLGPWLQAARQQTPDQPVVLDVREPWELQTASVQPDGFALVAIPMGEIPARLGELDPAQPVACLCHHGARSLRVASFLAQNGFTQVANITGGIDAWSRERDAAVPLY; encoded by the coding sequence ATGATCACCCACATCCGCCCCGGCGACCTCGGCCCCTGGCTGCAGGCCGCCCGGCAACAAACGCCAGACCAGCCCGTGGTGCTGGACGTGCGCGAGCCCTGGGAACTGCAGACCGCCAGCGTGCAGCCCGACGGCTTCGCGCTGGTGGCCATTCCCATGGGCGAGATTCCCGCCCGCCTGGGCGAACTCGACCCCGCGCAGCCCGTGGCCTGCCTGTGCCACCATGGCGCGCGCAGCCTGCGCGTGGCCTCGTTCCTCGCGCAGAACGGCTTCACCCAGGTCGCCAACATCACCGGCGGCATCGATGCCTGGTCGCGCGAGCGCGACGCGGCGGTTCCGCTTTACTGA
- a CDS encoding protein-L-isoaspartate O-methyltransferase family protein: MNPSAALEQARFNMIEQQIRPWDVLDLHVLHLLSVVKREDFVPLAHKALAFVDMEIPLGEDSEEAIRQGRCMLSPKVEARLLQDLNVQKHEKVLEIGTGSGYMAALLAHRAQRVITLEIDAALAQTARANLQQAGVHNAEVRHADGSKDVSVDGPFDVILLSGSVAEAPPALLAQLKVGGRLAAVVGFEPMMRATFVTRTSESAWSTAQPWDTVAPRLQNFAEPSRFNF; the protein is encoded by the coding sequence ATGAACCCATCCGCCGCCCTTGAACAAGCCCGCTTCAACATGATCGAGCAGCAGATCCGCCCCTGGGATGTGCTGGACCTGCATGTGCTGCACCTGCTGTCGGTGGTCAAGCGCGAGGATTTCGTGCCGCTGGCGCACAAGGCGCTGGCCTTCGTGGACATGGAAATCCCGCTGGGCGAGGACAGCGAGGAGGCGATCCGCCAGGGCCGCTGCATGCTCTCGCCCAAGGTCGAGGCCCGCCTGCTGCAGGACCTGAATGTGCAGAAGCACGAGAAGGTGCTGGAAATCGGCACCGGCTCCGGCTACATGGCCGCCCTGCTGGCGCACCGCGCCCAGCGCGTGATCACGCTCGAGATCGACGCCGCCCTGGCCCAGACGGCGCGCGCCAACCTGCAGCAGGCCGGCGTGCACAACGCCGAGGTGCGCCATGCCGACGGCTCGAAGGACGTCTCGGTGGACGGCCCGTTCGACGTCATCCTGCTCAGCGGCTCGGTGGCCGAGGCCCCGCCCGCCCTGCTGGCCCAGCTCAAGGTGGGTGGGCGGCTGGCCGCCGTCGTGGGCTTCGAGCCCATGATGCGCGCCACCTTCGTCACCCGCACCAGCGAGAGCGCCTGGAGCACGGCCCAGCCCTGGGACACCGTGGCGCCGCGCCTGCAGAACTTCGCCGAGCCCTCGCGCTTCAACTTCTGA
- a CDS encoding efflux RND transporter permease subunit, translating into MWFTKVSLRNPVFATMVMLAFVVLGLFSYQRLQVDQFPNIDFPVVVITTEYPGASPQIIESEVTKKVEEGVNSIAGINALTSRSYEGMSVVIIEFQLYVDGRKAAEDVREKVAAIRPNFRDEVKDPRVLRFDPASRAIWSLAVLPDTSKGKAPSAVELTNWADQVLKKRLENVRGVGSVSLVGGTKREINLYLNPQALEALGVSADQVATAVRNESQDLPMGAVRSLQQERVVQIDARMQRPEDFGRIIVARKNGAPVRVDQVATVSDGAQEIDSLALYNGQRTLLLTVQKSQDENTIQVIDGLTKAIAELRSELPPGVRLEPIMDGSRPIRVAVQNVRQTLIEGALLTVLIVFLFLNSWRSTVITGLTLPIALIGTFLFMNLFGFTINMITLMALSLCVGLLIDDAIVVRENIVRHVQMGKGPYNAAMDGTQEIGLAVLATTFSIVAVFLPIGFMGGIIGKFFHEFGVTIVAAVLISMFVSFTLDPMLSSIWHDPSIHTHGEGQQAPVTLYDRTIGRVTGWFDRSTDALAEAYQGILGWSLRHKLATLALAFTTFVASLFMVPLLGTEFVPKADFSETSVSFYTPVGSALEVTEAKARQVETIIREFPEVKYTLSTINTGNAAGKIYASVYVRLVDRKARSRSVDQLSAVLRDRLARVPGITVTHVGLLDSVGGNKQVEFSLQGPDLKELERLTQLVTAKIRDIPGLVDLDSSLKADKPTLSIQVRRDAASDLGLSVAQIAASLRTLVAGQTVGNWRAPDDQTYDVNVRLAPDARNTPQDLERLPFAMGSNADGSSRVVRLNQVATVQESTGPNQINRRDLSREVAVNANVDNRSAGEVSNDIRAALDGISFPPGYRYQFSGSAKNMAESFGYAVSALALAVIFIYMILASQFKSFLQPLALMTSLPLTLIGVVLALLMFRSTLSMFSIIGIVMLMGLVTKNAILLVDFAIRAREDHTDEQGRPAPGLGRTEALLLAARVRLRPILMTTLAMIFGMVPLAFAISEGSEQRAPMGQAVIGGVITSSLLTLVVVPVVYCYMDDLAGWLRRKWGSHKPSKIEGLS; encoded by the coding sequence ATGTGGTTCACCAAAGTCAGTCTCCGCAACCCCGTGTTCGCCACGATGGTGATGCTCGCCTTCGTGGTGCTCGGGCTGTTCTCCTACCAGCGCCTGCAGGTCGACCAGTTCCCCAACATCGACTTCCCGGTGGTGGTGATCACCACCGAGTACCCGGGCGCCTCGCCCCAGATCATCGAGAGCGAGGTCACCAAGAAGGTCGAGGAAGGCGTCAACTCGATCGCCGGCATCAACGCCCTCACCTCGCGCAGCTACGAGGGCATGTCGGTCGTCATCATCGAGTTCCAGCTCTACGTGGACGGGCGCAAGGCGGCCGAGGACGTGCGCGAGAAGGTGGCGGCCATCCGCCCCAATTTCCGCGATGAGGTGAAGGACCCGCGCGTGCTGCGCTTCGACCCGGCCAGCCGCGCGATCTGGTCGCTTGCCGTGTTGCCCGACACGTCGAAAGGCAAGGCGCCCTCCGCCGTCGAGCTCACCAACTGGGCCGACCAGGTGCTCAAGAAGCGGCTGGAGAACGTGCGCGGCGTGGGCTCGGTCAGCCTGGTCGGCGGCACCAAGCGCGAGATCAACCTCTACCTGAATCCGCAGGCGCTGGAAGCGCTCGGCGTGAGCGCCGACCAGGTGGCCACCGCCGTGCGCAACGAGAGCCAGGACCTGCCCATGGGCGCGGTGCGCTCGCTGCAGCAGGAGCGCGTGGTGCAGATCGACGCGCGCATGCAGCGGCCCGAGGATTTCGGGCGCATCATCGTGGCGCGCAAGAACGGCGCGCCGGTGCGGGTCGACCAGGTGGCCACGGTCAGCGACGGCGCGCAGGAGATCGACAGCCTGGCGCTCTACAACGGCCAGCGCACCCTGCTGCTGACGGTGCAGAAGTCGCAGGACGAGAACACCATCCAGGTGATCGACGGGCTCACCAAGGCCATTGCCGAACTCCGCTCCGAACTGCCGCCGGGCGTGCGGCTGGAGCCCATCATGGACGGCTCGCGCCCGATCCGGGTGGCGGTGCAGAACGTGCGCCAGACGCTGATCGAGGGCGCGCTGCTCACGGTGCTGATCGTGTTCCTGTTCCTGAACTCGTGGCGCTCCACCGTGATCACCGGCCTGACGCTGCCGATCGCGCTGATCGGCACCTTCCTGTTCATGAACCTGTTCGGCTTCACCATCAACATGATCACACTGATGGCGCTGTCGCTGTGCGTGGGCCTGCTGATCGACGACGCCATCGTGGTGCGCGAGAACATCGTGCGCCACGTGCAGATGGGCAAGGGCCCCTACAACGCCGCGATGGACGGCACGCAGGAGATCGGCCTGGCGGTGCTGGCCACCACCTTCTCGATCGTCGCGGTGTTCCTGCCGATCGGCTTCATGGGCGGCATCATCGGCAAGTTCTTCCACGAGTTCGGCGTGACCATCGTGGCCGCCGTGCTGATCTCGATGTTCGTGAGCTTCACGCTCGACCCGATGCTGTCCAGCATCTGGCACGACCCGAGCATCCACACGCACGGCGAAGGCCAGCAGGCGCCGGTGACGCTGTACGACCGCACCATCGGCCGCGTGACCGGCTGGTTCGACCGCAGCACCGACGCGCTGGCCGAGGCCTACCAGGGCATCCTGGGCTGGTCGCTGCGCCACAAGCTGGCCACGCTGGCGCTGGCCTTCACCACCTTCGTCGCCAGCCTCTTCATGGTGCCGCTGCTGGGCACCGAGTTCGTGCCCAAGGCCGACTTCTCGGAAACCTCGGTCAGCTTCTACACCCCGGTCGGCTCGGCGCTGGAAGTCACCGAGGCCAAGGCGCGGCAGGTGGAGACCATCATCCGCGAATTCCCCGAGGTGAAGTACACGCTGTCCACCATCAACACCGGCAACGCGGCGGGCAAGATCTACGCCAGCGTCTACGTGCGCCTGGTCGACCGCAAGGCGCGCAGCCGCAGCGTGGACCAGCTCTCGGCCGTGCTGCGCGACCGGCTCGCCCGGGTGCCCGGCATCACGGTCACGCACGTGGGCCTGCTCGACTCGGTGGGCGGCAACAAGCAGGTCGAGTTCTCGCTGCAGGGCCCCGACCTGAAGGAACTGGAGCGCCTGACCCAGCTCGTGACCGCGAAGATCCGCGACATCCCGGGCCTGGTCGACCTCGACTCCAGCCTCAAGGCCGACAAGCCGACCCTCAGCATCCAGGTGCGGCGCGATGCCGCCTCCGACCTGGGCCTGTCGGTGGCACAGATCGCCGCCTCGCTGCGCACGCTGGTGGCCGGCCAGACCGTGGGCAACTGGCGCGCGCCCGACGACCAGACCTACGACGTCAACGTGCGCCTGGCGCCCGACGCGCGCAACACGCCGCAGGACCTGGAGCGCCTGCCCTTCGCCATGGGCAGCAACGCCGACGGCAGCTCGCGCGTGGTGCGGCTCAACCAGGTCGCCACCGTCCAGGAATCGACCGGCCCGAACCAGATCAACCGGCGCGATCTGTCGCGCGAGGTGGCCGTCAACGCCAACGTCGACAACCGCTCGGCCGGCGAGGTGTCCAACGACATCCGCGCCGCGCTGGACGGCATCAGCTTCCCGCCGGGCTACCGCTACCAGTTCAGCGGTTCGGCCAAGAACATGGCCGAGTCCTTCGGCTACGCCGTCTCGGCGCTGGCGCTGGCCGTGATCTTCATCTACATGATCCTGGCCAGCCAGTTCAAGAGCTTCCTGCAGCCGCTGGCGCTCATGACCTCGCTGCCGCTCACGCTGATCGGCGTGGTGCTGGCGCTCCTGATGTTCCGCTCCACGCTGTCGATGTTCTCGATCATCGGCATCGTGATGCTGATGGGCCTGGTGACCAAGAACGCCATCCTGCTGGTGGACTTCGCGATCCGCGCGCGCGAGGACCACACCGACGAGCAGGGCCGCCCCGCGCCGGGCCTGGGGCGCACCGAGGCGCTGCTGCTGGCCGCGCGCGTGCGGCTGCGCCCGATCCTGATGACCACGCTGGCCATGATCTTCGGCATGGTGCCGCTGGCCTTCGCGATCAGCGAGGGCTCGGAGCAGCGCGCCCCGATGGGCCAGGCCGTGATCGGCGGCGTCATCACCTCCTCGCTGCTCACGCTGGTGGTGGTGCCGGTGGTGTATTGCTACATGGACGACCTGGCGGGCTGGCTGCGCCGCAAATGGGGTTCACACAAGCCCTCTAAAATTGAAGGTTTGTCCTGA
- a CDS encoding efflux RND transporter periplasmic adaptor subunit produces MKRWLKWIIIAALVLLIAGGVLRALSARKAQQATLAAAAGAKAQTVVELAAADVVQARTRELAQGLPVSGTLKAVSSAVVKARVAGELQDLTVREGDVVKAGQVVARVDATEYQSRVRQAQEQADSAKAQIDIAQRQYDNNKALVDQGFISQTALDTSLATLNSARSTYRAAQAAVDVTKKSLDDTVLRAPIPGQVSLRAAQPGERVAVDTKVLEIVDLSRLELEATLSAADSIDVRVGQTAALQIEGSARPVAARVVRLNPSAQAGSRSVLVYLALDDVTGLRQGLFAQGTLGTARVSALSVPLLAVRTDKPVPYVQVVEDNRVVHRSVELGPRGDAGNELMVAIKGVAENAVVLNGSVGTLREGTAVRFTQPAAPAAAPASAARSAS; encoded by the coding sequence ATGAAGCGCTGGCTGAAATGGATCATCATCGCCGCCCTGGTCCTGCTGATTGCGGGGGGCGTGCTGCGCGCGCTCTCGGCGCGCAAGGCCCAGCAGGCCACCCTGGCCGCGGCGGCCGGCGCCAAGGCGCAGACCGTGGTGGAGCTGGCCGCGGCCGATGTGGTGCAGGCCCGCACCCGCGAACTGGCCCAGGGCCTGCCGGTGTCGGGCACGCTCAAGGCCGTCAGCTCGGCCGTGGTCAAGGCCCGCGTGGCCGGTGAGCTGCAGGACCTGACGGTGCGCGAAGGCGACGTGGTGAAGGCCGGCCAGGTGGTGGCCCGGGTGGACGCCACCGAGTACCAGTCGCGCGTGCGGCAGGCACAGGAGCAGGCCGACTCGGCCAAGGCGCAGATCGACATCGCCCAGCGCCAGTACGACAACAACAAGGCGCTGGTGGACCAGGGCTTCATCTCCCAGACCGCGCTCGACACCTCGCTGGCCACGCTGAACTCGGCGCGCTCGACCTACCGGGCCGCGCAGGCCGCGGTGGACGTCACGAAGAAATCGCTGGACGACACGGTGCTGCGCGCGCCGATCCCGGGCCAGGTGTCGCTGCGCGCCGCCCAGCCCGGCGAGCGCGTGGCCGTGGACACCAAGGTGCTGGAGATCGTGGACCTGAGCCGCCTCGAACTCGAGGCCACGCTAAGCGCGGCCGACTCCATCGACGTGCGCGTGGGCCAGACGGCCGCGCTGCAGATCGAGGGCAGCGCCCGGCCGGTCGCGGCCCGGGTGGTGCGCCTGAACCCGAGCGCGCAGGCCGGCAGTCGCAGCGTGCTGGTCTACCTCGCGCTCGACGACGTGACCGGCCTGCGCCAGGGCCTGTTCGCGCAGGGCACGCTGGGCACGGCGCGCGTGTCGGCACTGTCGGTGCCGCTGCTGGCGGTGCGCACCGACAAGCCCGTGCCCTATGTGCAGGTGGTGGAAGACAACCGGGTCGTGCACCGCAGCGTCGAGCTGGGCCCGCGCGGCGATGCCGGCAATGAACTCATGGTCGCCATCAAGGGCGTGGCCGAGAACGCCGTCGTGCTCAACGGCAGCGTCGGCACGCTGCGCGAGGGCACGGCGGTACGCTTCACGCAGCCTGCCGCGCCGGCCGCCGCTCCCGCTTCCGCCGCCCGCAGCGCGTCCTGA
- a CDS encoding TetR/AcrR family transcriptional regulator has protein sequence MVLSRFISGKQAEVHAKRERRKEARPGELLDAALELFVEKGFAATRSEEVAARAGVSKGTLFLYFPSKEELFKAVIRENISGRFKEWNEEFDSFEGSTADMLRYCLAIWWERVGATKASGITKLMISEAQNFPDIAAFYQHEVVEPGQDLMRRILQRGVARGEFEIPDLDYAIYGIVAPMVFLIMSRHSLGTCVPAGRMLDPERYIAAQVNTLLHGLCRQPAPSAHSKENHKT, from the coding sequence ATGGTCCTGTCCCGATTCATCAGCGGAAAGCAAGCCGAGGTGCACGCCAAGCGCGAGCGCCGCAAGGAGGCGCGCCCTGGCGAACTGCTGGACGCGGCGCTGGAGCTGTTCGTGGAAAAGGGCTTCGCGGCCACCCGCTCCGAGGAAGTAGCGGCGCGCGCCGGTGTGTCCAAGGGCACGCTGTTCCTGTATTTCCCGAGCAAGGAAGAACTGTTCAAGGCCGTGATCCGCGAGAACATCTCGGGCCGCTTCAAGGAGTGGAACGAGGAGTTCGACAGCTTCGAAGGCAGCACGGCCGACATGCTGCGCTACTGCCTGGCCATCTGGTGGGAGCGCGTGGGCGCCACCAAGGCCTCGGGCATCACCAAGCTGATGATCAGCGAGGCCCAGAACTTCCCCGACATCGCCGCGTTCTACCAGCACGAGGTGGTGGAGCCCGGGCAGGACCTGATGCGCCGCATCCTGCAGCGCGGCGTGGCCCGCGGCGAGTTCGAGATTCCCGACCTGGACTACGCGATCTACGGCATCGTGGCGCCCATGGTCTTCCTCATCATGTCGCGGCATTCGCTGGGCACCTGCGTGCCGGCCGGCCGCATGCTGGACCCCGAGCGCTACATCGCGGCACAAGTCAACACCCTGCTGCACGGCCTGTGCCGGCAGCCTGCCCCCTCTGCCCACTCCAAAGAAAACCATAAAACATGA
- a CDS encoding MFS transporter — MTSTLPRPFAFLAWSNLAAQSAEQLSLAAVPLVAVLVLGAGPGEIGLLAAVQTLPFLLMSIPLGLLADRSSRRRLMVAAEALRALSLVALLAAVLADRLSIAWLAVLGFAGAVGTVGFSVAAPALVPALVPREALAAANGRLELARSAAFAAGPALAGALVSWAGAPAAFVLAAVLSGSAVALLLRLSEPARPAASSRHPLHDIREGAAFVWRHPLLRPMMLTGIAWNIAWFVLQAAYVPYAVRALGLSAGQVGFTLAAYGAGMVAGALLASRVVAAIPFGRAIQLGPVVSVLAASTMVATLAVPSGWVAGLSFFLFGAGPIVWTITSTTLRQSVTPDAMLGRVSSVFLAANAGARPLGAALGGAIGASWGEPACLVVALAGFVLQAVLIVGSQVRSLQRLPVPAG, encoded by the coding sequence ATGACATCCACGCTTCCCCGACCCTTTGCCTTCCTGGCCTGGTCCAACCTGGCGGCCCAGTCGGCCGAGCAACTGAGCCTGGCGGCGGTGCCGCTGGTGGCGGTGCTGGTGCTCGGCGCCGGTCCCGGCGAGATCGGCCTGCTGGCCGCGGTGCAGACGCTGCCTTTCCTGCTGATGTCGATCCCGCTGGGGCTGCTGGCCGACCGCAGCTCGCGCCGCCGCCTGATGGTGGCGGCCGAGGCGCTGCGCGCGCTGTCCCTGGTGGCCCTGCTCGCGGCGGTGCTGGCGGACCGGCTCTCGATCGCCTGGCTGGCGGTGCTCGGCTTCGCCGGCGCCGTGGGCACGGTGGGTTTCAGCGTCGCGGCGCCCGCGCTGGTGCCGGCCCTGGTGCCGCGCGAGGCGCTGGCGGCGGCCAACGGCCGGCTCGAACTGGCCCGCAGCGCCGCCTTCGCGGCCGGTCCGGCGCTGGCCGGTGCCCTGGTTTCGTGGGCGGGCGCGCCGGCGGCGTTCGTGCTGGCCGCCGTGCTGTCGGGCTCGGCGGTGGCCCTGCTGCTGCGCCTGAGCGAGCCGGCGCGCCCAGCCGCGTCCTCGCGCCATCCGCTGCACGACATCAGGGAGGGCGCGGCGTTTGTCTGGCGCCATCCGCTGCTGCGGCCCATGATGCTGACGGGCATTGCCTGGAACATCGCCTGGTTCGTATTGCAGGCGGCCTATGTGCCGTATGCCGTGCGGGCGCTCGGGCTCAGCGCCGGGCAGGTGGGCTTCACGCTGGCGGCCTATGGCGCCGGCATGGTGGCCGGGGCCCTGTTGGCGTCGCGAGTGGTGGCGGCCATCCCGTTTGGCCGGGCGATCCAGCTCGGGCCCGTGGTGTCGGTGCTGGCCGCGTCGACGATGGTGGCCACGCTCGCGGTGCCGAGCGGCTGGGTGGCGGGGCTGTCGTTCTTCCTGTTCGGCGCCGGCCCGATCGTCTGGACCATCACCTCCACCACGCTGCGCCAGAGCGTCACGCCCGACGCGATGCTGGGCCGGGTGTCGTCGGTGTTCCTGGCCGCCAACGCCGGGGCCCGGCCGCTGGGGGCGGCGCTGGGCGGCGCCATCGGCGCGTCCTGGGGCGAGCCGGCCTGCCTGGTGGTGGCGCTGGCGGGTTTCGTGCTGCAGGCCGTGCTGATCGTCGGCTCGCAGGTGCGCAGCCTGCAGCGCCTGCCGGTGCCGGCGGGCTGA